The following coding sequences are from one Sciurus carolinensis chromosome 11, mSciCar1.2, whole genome shotgun sequence window:
- the LOC124959248 gene encoding olfactory receptor 4P4-like, protein MENQRNVSEFILLGLSDERSTQTLCFVLFLLCYIALLLGNLLILISIQCSPLFHQPMYYFLCHLSSMDICYTSCVTPKLIGDLLVKRKTISYGNCMFQVFAIHFFGRIEVFILTIMAFDRYVAICRPLHYLIIMSKARCHLLVLAAWAGGAVHSFPQFFMAIQLPLCGPNKIDHYFCDIFPLLKLACSDTTTAGVLVIANSGMVTLVTFWVLFVSYVIILCTLRHHSAEGRRKALSTCGSHVTVIVLFFGPSIFIYLRPPTTFPEDKVFALFYTIIAPMFNPLVYTLRNTEMKHAIRKVWCQTHN, encoded by the coding sequence ATGGAAAACCAGAGGAACGTCTCAGAATTTATTCTTCTAGGACTTTCTGATGAACGAAGCACACAAACATTGTGCTTTGTGCTCTTCTTACTCTGTTACATCGCCCTTTTGCTGGGAAACCTTCTGATCCTTATCTCCATTCAGTGCAGCCCCCTATTTCACCAGCCAATGTACTATTTCCTCTGCCACTTGTCTTCTATGGACATCTGCTATACCTCCTGTGTGACACCCAAACTGATTGGTGACCTGCTGGTGAAAAGAAAAACCATCTCCTATGGTAACTGCATGTTCCAAGTCTTTGCCATACATTTTTTTGGAAGAATTGAAGTCTTCATCCTCACAATCATGGCCTTCGATCGCTATGTTGCCATCTGCAGACCTCTTCACTACCTGATTATCATGAGCAAAGCAAGGTGCCACCTCCTGGTTCTAGCTGCTTGGGCTGGTGGGGCTGTCCATTCCTTTCCTCAGTTTTTTATGGCAATCCAGCTGCCATTATGTGGCCCTAATAAAATCGATCACTATTTTTGTGACATTTTCCCTTTGCTAAAACTTGCCTGCAGTGATACCACTACTGCTGGTGTCCTGGTGATTGCTAATTCAGGCATGGTTACCTTAGTGAcattctgggttttgtttgtcTCTTATGTCATTATACTGTGCACTTTAAGACATCATTCAGCTGAGGGAAGACGCAAAGCCCTCTCTACTTGTGGGTCTCACGTCACcgtgatagttttattttttggaccTTCCATCTTTATCTACCTTAGACCTCCTACCACTTTTCCAGAAGATAAAGTGTTTGCACTATTTTACACCATCATCGCTCCTATGTTCAACCCCTTAGTCTATACTTTGAGAAATACAGAGATGAAGCATGCCATCAGAAAAGTCTGGTGTCAAACACATAactaa